TGAAGATGAAGCTACGGATGATGACTTAAAACCACTGGCAACAGAGGTGGATACCGTCCTACGGGATGTCGTGCAGTTGTCGGGTAAGTTGTCGGATCAAGAGATTGAGCTACCGGATGATCTCCCAGACTTGCCCCGTGAGTTGTCCTACTGGGTCGCAGGCCATCTCTACGGCGTTTATGAAGAGCAGCAAAGCTTACTCGAGATGCTCAGTACCCGCGATCGCTTAGAACGCGAGTTAGAAATTCTAGGCTCAACCCGCAGTCACTTAGCTGCTCGAACCGTGCTCAAAGACACGTTGAATAGCTTTCAAAACCCGAGTGAGTCCTGACCTCAAGATGGGTTAGCTGGGCTGGACAACTTGAGTGAAATCGAGACTGTCGTAGCTACCGAGAACCCGGAGTTGCTCAGTACAGTCCGCAACGGCTTGGACAGCTTGAGCGATCGCAGGCTCCCGCAAATCTGCTTCAAGATCGAGGAAAAACAGATACTCCCCGAGCGATCGCTTGGTTGGTCGCGACTCGATACGGCTGAGGTTGATCTGGCGCTCAGCCAAAATTTGCAAAGGTTGCACCAAGGCGCCTGGGACGTTGGCATCCAAGCTGAAGCTAAGGGAAGTGCAGGCTCCACCAGGGGTCAGGTTGCGACTGACTACCCAAAAACGGGTGCGGTTATCTGGCGAGTCGTTGATCGGGAAGGACTGAATCGGCATCTGATACAGCTCTGCTGCCCGCGTTGAGGCAATCACCGCTCGCTGTGGATGACGCTCTAAATCTTGCAGGGCTTCAGTGGTGGAGTTGGTGGGAATCAATTCGGCTTGGGGCAACTGGCGCTGCAGCCACTGTTGACATTGCGCTAACGCCTGTGGATGGGAGAGCACCTGACGGATGGCGGTGCGATCGTCCTCAAAACTGATCAAAGCATGGGCGATCGGTAAAATCAGAGCGCGTTGAATCGAGAGTTGAGGCAACTGCCACAGACTATCGAGGGTTGCCGCAACACTGCCTTCCACCGAATTCTCGACAGGTACAACCGCGTAATCAACCGTCCCATCCGCCAGGGTTTGGAGGGTTGCGGGAATACTCCGACAGGCCAAGAGGTGGCTGGGTTGCTGATCTTGATCGGTTAACCAGGCCTGAAAGCGTAGTGCTGCCATCTCGGCATAGGTGCCAATTGGACCTAAATGGGCGATCGCCCGCTCGGACATAGCTTCTCCTTGTCGCTCCATTCGCTAGCCTTGGGCTGAGACGCCGTAAAATCGTCGGAAATGGTGCCCATCTCCTCGCATGCTCAGTCGATTTGCTGCAAGCCAAGCGGTTGAATTAACGATTCACCAACCGATAGCTCGTAGCCTTCAGGATTATCTCAGACAGTCCGAGCGAATCGTTTATACCCTCTTCAACCACGAGCAGTTGCAGGTTCTGGGCAACCATCTCTACCGTTTTGAAATGCGGCCGCTGCAATTTTTTTCCTTGCAACTGCGACCGATTGTTGATTTAGCTGTATGGACGAATGAGGCTGGCGTTTTGCAAATCCAGTCGCGCGATTGTCAGCTGCGGGGATTGGATTTGCTGGCGGCACGATTTCGGTTGGATTTAGAAGGTGAGCTGATGGCGGAGTCCAGTCATGCGCTCACCGGTGAAGCTCGCCTCAATGTTGAAGTGCAGATGCCACCTCTCTTGCGTTTCACACCCCGCCCCATGCTGGAAGCGGCTGGTAATGCCCTGCTAAAAGGTGTCCTGCTCACGATTCGCCAGCAAATTCAACGGCGACTGATTGAGGACTATCTGCTCTGGAGCCAAGAATCCTGCTGCTCTTCTGTGCTGCCACCGCCGTTAGGCTAACCGAACGATCGCAGACTTGCCT
The sequence above is a segment of the Synechococcus elongatus PCC 11801 genome. Coding sequences within it:
- a CDS encoding LON peptidase substrate-binding domain-containing protein — translated: MAPDSLSVRELPLFPLPEVVLFPGRLLPLHIFEYRYRILMQTILESDRRFGVLLWDPAKDEAATVGCCAELIRHQRLPDDRMNVWTLGQQRFRVLDYVREKPFRVGLVEWIEDEATDDDLKPLATEVDTVLRDVVQLSGKLSDQEIELPDDLPDLPRELSYWVAGHLYGVYEEQQSLLEMLSTRDRLERELEILGSTRSHLAARTVLKDTLNSFQNPSES
- the pheA gene encoding prephenate dehydratase; its protein translation is MSERAIAHLGPIGTYAEMAALRFQAWLTDQDQQPSHLLACRSIPATLQTLADGTVDYAVVPVENSVEGSVAATLDSLWQLPQLSIQRALILPIAHALISFEDDRTAIRQVLSHPQALAQCQQWLQRQLPQAELIPTNSTTEALQDLERHPQRAVIASTRAAELYQMPIQSFPINDSPDNRTRFWVVSRNLTPGGACTSLSFSLDANVPGALVQPLQILAERQINLSRIESRPTKRSLGEYLFFLDLEADLREPAIAQAVQAVADCTEQLRVLGSYDSLDFTQVVQPS
- a CDS encoding DUF1997 domain-containing protein, whose product is MLSRFAASQAVELTIHQPIARSLQDYLRQSERIVYTLFNHEQLQVLGNHLYRFEMRPLQFFSLQLRPIVDLAVWTNEAGVLQIQSRDCQLRGLDLLAARFRLDLEGELMAESSHALTGEARLNVEVQMPPLLRFTPRPMLEAAGNALLKGVLLTIRQQIQRRLIEDYLLWSQESCCSSVLPPPLG